The genomic interval TACCGATGACCACACCTGTCGATAACCGCCGCGCCGACCGTTTCTTTGCGTTGCATGAAGGCTTCTTTGTCATCCCCACAGTCTGGGATCGACTTTCGGCACTTGCCGCGCATCAAGCCGGCTTTGATGCCGTCGCAACCTCGAGCGCCGCCCTGGGCTACGCCAATGGCTATCTCGGCAGCGAGCGTCAGCCCTTTGCCGAGGTGCGCGATCGCTTGGCCGCCATTGTCGAAGCGGTGCCAATTGCCGTCTCCATCGACATGGAAAATGGTTATCCGGAATGGACCGGCGATGTTGGCGACAGCGTCAGGAGCATCGTTGATGCCGGCGTCGTCGCCGCCAATATCGAGGATAGCAACGGCGACCACAGTGCTCCATTGGTCGATGCCGATGACCATGCCCGCGTCATCGCTCGTGCCCGCAAGGCGGCCGACAGCACCGGCCAGCGGTTCTTTATCAACGCCCGCACCGACATCTTCCTGTCATCACCGCTGCCACCCGTCGAGGACGCAACCGCGGAAGCCATTCGTCGGGCCAGGATTTATGCGGCGGCCGGCGCAGACGGCGTCTATGTGCCGGGGCGCAATCTAAGTGATGCCGTTGTTGAGCGGCTGGCAGCCGAGATTCCTGTGCCGATTACAGTTCTGGCCCCTTCGCGGCCCTACGCGCATTGGGCGGCGCTGGGTGTTCGTCGTGTATCGCTGGGAACGTCCGTTATCCGCTCTGCCTATGCCGCGATTGTCGGCCAGCTGAGCGCAGCGCGAAGTGGCATTGATACCGCGCCACTGGTCGATATCGATGCGGCGCTTCTTGATGCTCGGCAAGAGCTTGCCAAGTCAGCCTAAGCCTAAATTGAACAGGAGATGTCATGGCAGCCCTGATTAGTGAAAACCACAAGGGACAGGCAGAGCAATTTCCTCTGCTGATTACCGCCGAACAGTCGATGGCCGCGTTGGCCGATGGTGCGTTGCTCGTCGATATTCGCGCTGGTGCGGGACGGGTGCAGCAGGGGTATTTTGGGGTCGGCATTGCGGTTGAAAAGAGCGATCTGCTGACGGCATTTTCGCCAAGTTCACGGCTACGGCGACAGGATTTGCCCAGTGGAAAGCCCATCCTCTTCTTCTGTTCGAGCGATGTGACAGCGATGCGGTTTGTTGAACTGCTGCGGGGGATCGGCGTTGCCAATGCCTGCAACGTGGCGGGCGGCTATCAGGCGCTGTTGCATGCCGGAATTCCACTGGCCGGGACTGTGGACGGGAAATAGCGGGCATGTCCCATCACACCAAGGCGGCGCCCGCGTCGCCGTTTTCTACGAGCACACCATCCTGGGTTGCCTCGGGTGACCCGCTTGATGTCGTCATCGTCGGGGGTGGGCAGAGCGGATTAGCGATTGCCTTTGCGCTGAAGCTGGCAGGAATTGACCGTATAGTGGTGCTGGATGCGGCGCCACGCGGTGGCGTTGGGATTTGGACCACCACCGCGCGCATGCAGACGCTTCGCACGCCAAAATCCATACCTGGTCCGGAGCTTGGCCATGTTGCGCTGTCGTTTCGCAGCTGGTTTGTTGGACGCTTTGGCGAGGCCGAGTACGACGCCATCGACCTTATTCCGGTCCGCACCTGGCAGGATTATCTCGACTGGTTTCAGGCGGAACTTGGCATAGAGGTCCGCTATGGCCATAGGGTGGTCGGTGTCGAGCCGGGATCGCTTGGCGTTCGCCTGAGGGTCGAGACGACGTTGGGACCGCACGAATTGATCTCCCGTAAACTTGTCTTGGCTACGGGCATCGATGGGCTG from Devosia sp. 2618 carries:
- a CDS encoding isocitrate lyase/phosphoenolpyruvate mutase family protein; protein product: MTTPVDNRRADRFFALHEGFFVIPTVWDRLSALAAHQAGFDAVATSSAALGYANGYLGSERQPFAEVRDRLAAIVEAVPIAVSIDMENGYPEWTGDVGDSVRSIVDAGVVAANIEDSNGDHSAPLVDADDHARVIARARKAADSTGQRFFINARTDIFLSSPLPPVEDATAEAIRRARIYAAAGADGVYVPGRNLSDAVVERLAAEIPVPITVLAPSRPYAHWAALGVRRVSLGTSVIRSAYAAIVGQLSAARSGIDTAPLVDIDAALLDARQELAKSA
- a CDS encoding rhodanese-like domain-containing protein; the encoded protein is MAALISENHKGQAEQFPLLITAEQSMAALADGALLVDIRAGAGRVQQGYFGVGIAVEKSDLLTAFSPSSRLRRQDLPSGKPILFFCSSDVTAMRFVELLRGIGVANACNVAGGYQALLHAGIPLAGTVDGK